A part of Candidatus Manganitrophaceae bacterium genomic DNA contains:
- a CDS encoding glycosyltransferase family 2 protein encodes MKLSILIPVYNEESTIGEVIEQLLSVKLPGVEKEIIVIDDGSTDGTADVLKQEQRKNADVVTVYSSRRNFGKGMAIRIGLKYASGEIILIQDADLELDPKEVGRLLEPILSGRASVVYGSRFSGGTNRIPWKSRLAQRILTPLTRVLYGAHLTDEATAYKVFKAEILKEIALHCTGFEFCPEVTAKLLKRGHAITEVSISYQPRTRVEGKKLLFLRDGVTAVYTLLKYRFLND; translated from the coding sequence ATGAAGCTTTCCATCCTCATCCCGGTCTACAATGAAGAATCGACGATTGGCGAAGTGATCGAGCAGCTCTTATCGGTCAAGCTCCCCGGCGTCGAGAAGGAGATCATCGTCATCGACGATGGCTCCACCGACGGGACGGCCGACGTCTTAAAACAGGAGCAGAGAAAAAATGCCGATGTCGTGACGGTCTATTCTTCTCGCCGGAATTTTGGGAAGGGGATGGCGATTCGGATCGGGTTGAAGTATGCGAGCGGAGAGATCATCCTAATTCAAGACGCCGATCTGGAGCTCGATCCGAAAGAGGTCGGACGGCTCCTCGAACCGATCCTCTCCGGCCGCGCTTCGGTGGTCTACGGCTCGCGCTTTTCGGGCGGGACCAACCGCATTCCCTGGAAAAGCCGGCTGGCGCAGCGGATTCTGACGCCGCTCACCCGTGTTCTCTATGGCGCGCACCTCACCGACGAAGCAACCGCCTACAAGGTCTTTAAGGCAGAGATCCTCAAAGAAATCGCGCTCCACTGCACCGGATTCGAGTTCTGTCCGGAAGTTACCGCCAAGCTCTTGAAGCGCGGCCATGCCATCACAGAGGTTTCGATCTCCTACCAACCCCGCACCCGGGTTGAGGGAAAGAAGCTCCTGTTCCTTCGAGACGGCGTCACCGCCGTATACACCCTTCTGAAATACCGTTTTCTGAACGATTAG
- a CDS encoding NADH-quinone oxidoreductase subunit J, with protein MILGGAVVAITSPNLIYSALALLVTLIHVAGIYVLLSAEFVAAVQVIVYAGAILVLYLFVLMIFSEHQGQQALHATYPVGVFLGGLALVEMLVVYWGTGAASDGGAVGPPVWAEVGNTQAIGALLYTKYLFPFEIASIILLVAMVGAITLGKRTTRAKEVPAATNGSANGHAAPVHATPVPRVVLEQREGEHV; from the coding sequence ATGATCTTGGGGGGCGCGGTGGTCGCGATCACCTCGCCGAACCTAATTTACTCGGCGCTTGCGCTGTTGGTGACGTTGATCCATGTCGCCGGAATCTACGTTTTACTCAGCGCGGAGTTCGTCGCAGCGGTCCAGGTGATCGTTTATGCCGGTGCGATCCTGGTGCTTTATCTCTTTGTGCTGATGATCTTTTCCGAACACCAAGGCCAGCAGGCATTGCACGCCACCTATCCGGTCGGCGTTTTCTTGGGGGGACTTGCCCTGGTGGAGATGTTGGTCGTCTACTGGGGAACCGGAGCGGCCTCCGACGGAGGCGCCGTCGGTCCGCCGGTCTGGGCCGAAGTGGGAAATACGCAGGCGATCGGCGCACTGCTTTACACAAAATATCTCTTCCCTTTTGAAATTGCGTCGATCATCTTATTGGTGGCGATGGTCGGGGCGATCACCCTCGGCAAGCGAACGACCAGGGCAAAAGAGGTCCCAGCGGCGACGAATGGAAGCGCCAATGGACATGCGGCCCCGGTCCATGCAACGCCGGTTCCGCGGGTGGTCTTGGAGCAGCGCGAAGGGGAGCACGTCTAA
- the nuoH gene encoding NADH-quinone oxidoreductase subunit NuoH, with translation MDATLKLVVILIEIGAVMGIVLLHVAYLTYLERKVLGDMQDRMGPMEVGFHGLLQPIADGLKLFFKEDIIPAGANRFIFSAAPILVLIPALIGFAVVPFGRDSLQIGPLEIKPVITDINVGILYILAFASLGAYGILLGGWASNSKYSLLGGLRSAAQVISYELSLGLALVGPILLSQSLSMVKITQAQGGGFWKWFVVVQPIAFVIYLICAIAETNRLPFDLPEAESELVAGFFTEYSGMRFAFFFLAEYANMILVSCIATVAFLGGWHAPLSFLEFIPPIVWFLIKVYFFLFFYIWLRATVPRLRFDQLMAFGWKIMLPLSLANILITSTVVYLLNH, from the coding sequence ATGGATGCAACGTTAAAGTTAGTGGTCATTCTGATCGAGATCGGCGCAGTGATGGGGATTGTTCTCCTTCATGTCGCCTATTTGACCTATCTCGAGCGAAAAGTGCTAGGGGACATGCAAGACCGGATGGGCCCGATGGAGGTCGGCTTCCATGGACTGCTGCAGCCGATCGCCGACGGCCTGAAGCTCTTCTTCAAAGAAGACATCATCCCGGCCGGCGCGAACCGGTTTATCTTCTCGGCGGCGCCGATCTTGGTGCTCATCCCGGCGCTGATCGGGTTCGCCGTGGTGCCGTTCGGGCGGGATTCTCTCCAGATCGGACCGCTGGAGATCAAACCGGTGATCACCGACATCAACGTCGGCATTCTCTACATTCTCGCCTTCGCCTCGCTCGGCGCGTATGGCATTTTGCTCGGCGGATGGGCGTCGAACAGCAAATACTCGCTCCTCGGCGGATTGCGGTCGGCGGCGCAGGTGATCAGCTATGAGCTCTCGCTCGGATTGGCGCTGGTCGGCCCGATTCTCCTCTCCCAGTCGCTCTCGATGGTCAAGATCACTCAGGCTCAGGGGGGTGGATTCTGGAAGTGGTTCGTCGTCGTTCAGCCGATCGCCTTCGTGATCTACCTCATCTGCGCCATTGCGGAGACGAACCGGCTCCCGTTTGATCTACCGGAGGCGGAGAGCGAGCTGGTGGCGGGCTTTTTCACCGAATATTCGGGGATGCGGTTTGCCTTCTTCTTCCTGGCCGAATATGCTAACATGATCCTGGTGTCGTGCATTGCCACGGTCGCGTTCCTCGGCGGCTGGCACGCTCCGCTCTCCTTCCTGGAGTTCATTCCACCGATTGTTTGGTTCTTGATCAAGGTTTACTTCTTCCTGTTCTTCTATATTTGGCTTCGTGCAACCGTTCCTCGATTGCGGTTTGACCAGCTGATGGCATTTGGATGGAAGATCATGCTTCCCTTGTCGCTGGCGAATATTTTGATCACATCGACGGTTGTTTACCTTCTCAATCATTAG
- the atpB gene encoding F0F1 ATP synthase subunit A: MAEPHEVVTHGAASHAAAESGSPEAANVVSLIREALGEGPVADFLHHYENVIFSALIILILVFLARFAARRRELIPGKVQNLGEMIVEGLSNFYGGILGPQGKAYIPFLGTLFLYIFSLNLFGLIPGMKSPTSSINTTLALGLTVFVVVQYTGIRKLGLMGYLDHLMGRPRDVIGYFMIPMMLPLNLILEVFLPPVSLSLRLFGNVFGEDTLISAFVIIGAATFFIPFQLPFLFLSLLLGTIQALIFSLLATIYIFMVFPHEEGHEHGLVTTDQIGEHHHKK; encoded by the coding sequence ATGGCTGAACCGCATGAGGTGGTCACACACGGGGCGGCATCCCACGCGGCTGCAGAATCGGGGAGCCCGGAAGCAGCCAACGTTGTCTCGCTGATCCGAGAGGCGCTCGGCGAGGGGCCGGTTGCGGACTTCTTGCATCATTATGAGAATGTGATCTTCTCCGCGTTGATCATTCTCATTTTGGTTTTCCTCGCCCGGTTTGCAGCGCGCCGGCGGGAGCTGATTCCGGGTAAAGTCCAGAATCTCGGTGAGATGATTGTGGAGGGGCTCTCCAATTTTTACGGCGGCATCCTCGGCCCGCAGGGAAAAGCCTACATTCCCTTCCTTGGGACCCTCTTCCTTTATATCTTTTCTCTGAACCTCTTCGGTCTGATTCCGGGGATGAAATCGCCGACGTCGAGCATCAATACGACGCTGGCGCTTGGACTGACCGTCTTTGTGGTGGTCCAATATACCGGCATTCGAAAGCTGGGGTTGATGGGTTATCTCGACCATTTGATGGGTCGGCCCCGCGACGTGATCGGCTATTTCATGATCCCGATGATGCTGCCGCTGAATCTGATCCTCGAAGTCTTTCTTCCGCCGGTCAGCCTCTCGCTCCGTCTTTTCGGAAACGTCTTCGGGGAAGACACATTGATCTCGGCGTTCGTGATCATCGGCGCGGCGACTTTCTTTATCCCCTTTCAGCTTCCATTTTTATTTCTCTCGCTTTTGCTGGGGACGATTCAGGCACTGATTTTCAGCTTGTTGGCAACGATTTATATCTTTATGGTTTTCCCTCACGAGGAAGGCCATGAACATGGGTTGGTGACCACCGACCAAATTGGAGAGCATCACCACAAAAAATAA
- the nuoL gene encoding NADH-quinone oxidoreductase subunit L gives MSPVQLWLILLLPLISAAVITVFTRKSPKVSAAISVGAVVGSFLLTLGPLLHRLAEPDAPAVESYWYWINLPTLQIKMGVLIDNLSVVMLFVVTGVASLVHIYSTEYMHGDSSYSRYFASLSFFTFSMLGIVLSNNLVQTYIFWELVGLASFSLIGFWFEKPSAAEACKKAFLTTRVGDFGFVIGIVLLYFTAGSFNFAELQATLKTGGLPAGLITASAILVFMGAVGKSAQFPLHVWLPDAMEGPTPVSALIHAATMVAAGVYLVARTFFLFAASPSALEYVAYTGGITAIMAATIAIAQNDIKRIIAYSTLSQLGLMMMGLGVGGYTAGMFHLTTHAFFKALLFLGAGSVIHAVHTQDIWEMGGLSKYLKITAPTFLIGALANAGVFQLAGFWSKDEILVATVESHHYFLYIVALATSFFTALYMFRLFFVVFTGPSHKKEEAHAHGHGAHGHDGHGAGHGDPHESPPIMTVPLMILAFFSIFVGFWGAPFMEHGFASFIHFGEGHHGVFHLSIAFAGTAVAVGGIALAWAFYSAHLFSADALVARFPFIHRTLQNKYYFDELYFWMIKHIQGGIALICNWVEEWVVINFVVNGFASLTAWFGATLRLSETGRLQTYLMIFITGVISVILLLLAIFIPSQVMALK, from the coding sequence ATGTCGCCGGTCCAGCTCTGGCTGATTCTTTTGTTGCCGTTGATTTCCGCAGCGGTGATCACCGTCTTCACCCGAAAATCGCCGAAGGTCAGCGCCGCCATCTCGGTCGGCGCGGTGGTCGGCTCTTTTCTCCTGACGCTGGGGCCGCTGCTCCACCGGTTGGCCGAGCCGGACGCGCCCGCCGTGGAGTCGTATTGGTATTGGATCAACCTCCCGACCCTTCAGATCAAGATGGGGGTGTTGATCGACAACCTCAGCGTCGTGATGCTCTTTGTCGTCACCGGGGTCGCCTCGCTGGTCCACATTTACTCCACCGAATACATGCATGGCGATTCGAGCTACTCCCGCTACTTCGCCTCGCTTTCGTTCTTCACCTTCTCGATGCTCGGGATCGTCCTCTCGAACAACCTGGTCCAGACCTACATCTTCTGGGAGCTGGTCGGATTGGCCTCGTTCAGCCTGATCGGCTTCTGGTTTGAGAAGCCGTCGGCGGCGGAGGCGTGCAAAAAGGCGTTTCTCACGACCCGCGTCGGCGACTTTGGTTTTGTCATCGGGATCGTGCTCCTCTATTTTACCGCCGGCTCGTTCAACTTCGCCGAGCTGCAGGCGACGCTGAAAACCGGGGGCCTCCCTGCGGGGTTGATCACCGCGTCGGCGATCTTGGTTTTCATGGGGGCGGTCGGAAAATCGGCCCAGTTCCCGCTCCATGTCTGGCTTCCCGACGCGATGGAAGGTCCGACGCCGGTCTCGGCGTTGATCCATGCGGCGACGATGGTGGCGGCCGGGGTCTATCTGGTCGCGCGTACCTTCTTCCTCTTTGCCGCTTCTCCGAGCGCGTTGGAATATGTCGCCTACACCGGGGGGATCACGGCGATCATGGCGGCGACGATTGCGATCGCGCAGAACGACATCAAGCGGATCATCGCCTATTCGACGTTGAGCCAGCTCGGTTTGATGATGATGGGGCTGGGGGTCGGCGGCTATACCGCCGGAATGTTCCACCTGACAACCCATGCCTTCTTCAAGGCGCTTCTCTTCCTCGGCGCAGGGAGTGTGATCCACGCCGTCCATACGCAAGATATCTGGGAGATGGGGGGGTTGTCAAAGTATCTAAAAATCACCGCGCCGACCTTTTTGATCGGGGCGCTGGCGAACGCCGGGGTCTTTCAGCTCGCCGGCTTCTGGAGCAAAGACGAGATCCTGGTGGCGACGGTCGAATCGCATCATTATTTTCTCTATATCGTGGCGCTGGCCACCTCTTTCTTTACCGCGCTCTATATGTTCCGGCTCTTCTTCGTCGTCTTCACCGGTCCTTCGCACAAAAAAGAAGAGGCCCATGCGCATGGACATGGCGCGCACGGGCATGACGGGCATGGCGCGGGGCATGGCGATCCGCACGAATCGCCGCCGATCATGACAGTGCCGCTGATGATTTTGGCTTTTTTCTCGATCTTCGTCGGATTTTGGGGGGCGCCGTTTATGGAGCATGGGTTTGCCTCGTTCATCCACTTCGGCGAGGGGCATCACGGCGTATTCCACCTCTCGATTGCCTTTGCCGGGACGGCGGTGGCGGTCGGCGGGATCGCGCTCGCCTGGGCCTTCTATTCGGCGCACCTCTTCTCGGCCGATGCGCTCGTTGCCCGCTTTCCCTTCATTCATCGGACGCTGCAAAATAAATATTATTTTGACGAGCTCTACTTCTGGATGATCAAGCATATCCAGGGGGGCATTGCGCTGATCTGTAATTGGGTCGAAGAGTGGGTTGTGATCAATTTCGTCGTTAATGGATTTGCCTCGCTCACCGCTTGGTTCGGCGCGACCCTTCGTCTCTCCGAGACCGGACGGCTTCAGACGTATCTGATGATTTTCATCACCGGCGTGATCTCGGTGATTCTACTTCTCTTGGCCATTTTCATCCCATCCCAGGTGATGGCGCTGAAGTAA
- a CDS encoding NADH-quinone oxidoreductase subunit M — translation MAGFPYLSVIFLAPLLGAIIILTLSEERKEAIRWTAAATTLVSLLLSLVILFQFDKTAGGFQFEEKLEWIPALGINWHLAVDGISVAMVLLTSLIIFTGVFVSFAVQKRVKEFFVLLLLLVCGVYGVFISLDLFFFYFFYELAVIPMYLLIGIWGSTNREYATLKLTLYLTFGAVIALVPILTIYAVSNKELGHYTFDMLELAKIHFSDRFQILFFLPLLIGFGTLVPMWPFHSWSPGGHAAAPSAVSMLHAGVLMKLGAYGILRMMYLFPVGAHYWMPLVAVLCMMNILYGGYVAMSRRDLKFMVGYSSSSHMGYVLLGLASLNVIAFNGAVLLMFAHGIMTGLAFGLIGFLYDQTHTRMLPEWAGDYGYDSANAFDHSQKKYPELSGLAKQLPFLGFFFIAMSMASSGLPGFANFVSEFMIIIGTFKAYPIQTVLAAFGVVITTVYYLRAIRAAFFGEINPKWKTLRDPMTWTERLPFVTLLLVLMIIGFYPSILINTIQSGSAAILERIQGGAGSQTVASLVSWTAGWLR, via the coding sequence GTGGCAGGATTTCCCTATTTGAGTGTGATCTTCCTCGCCCCGCTGTTGGGGGCGATTATAATACTGACCCTCTCCGAAGAGCGGAAAGAGGCGATCCGGTGGACTGCGGCGGCGACCACCTTGGTCTCCCTGCTCCTCTCGCTGGTGATTCTCTTCCAGTTCGATAAGACGGCCGGCGGGTTTCAATTCGAAGAAAAACTCGAATGGATCCCGGCGCTCGGGATCAACTGGCATCTGGCGGTCGATGGAATCAGCGTGGCGATGGTCCTCCTCACCTCCCTGATCATTTTCACCGGGGTCTTCGTCTCCTTTGCGGTTCAAAAGCGGGTGAAGGAGTTTTTCGTTCTCCTCCTTCTTCTCGTCTGCGGCGTCTATGGCGTCTTCATCAGCCTCGATCTCTTCTTCTTTTATTTCTTCTATGAGCTTGCCGTGATTCCGATGTATCTCCTCATCGGCATTTGGGGAAGCACCAACCGCGAATATGCGACGCTGAAGCTGACCCTCTATCTTACCTTCGGGGCGGTCATCGCATTGGTGCCGATTCTGACGATTTATGCCGTCTCCAACAAGGAGCTCGGCCACTACACATTCGACATGCTGGAGCTGGCGAAGATCCATTTCTCCGACCGCTTCCAAATCCTCTTCTTTCTTCCGCTTCTGATCGGCTTCGGAACGCTCGTCCCGATGTGGCCGTTTCACTCCTGGTCGCCGGGCGGCCACGCGGCGGCGCCGTCGGCGGTCAGCATGCTCCATGCCGGGGTGCTGATGAAGCTGGGAGCTTATGGCATTCTTCGGATGATGTACCTCTTCCCGGTCGGCGCCCATTACTGGATGCCGCTGGTGGCGGTCCTTTGCATGATGAACATCCTCTACGGCGGCTATGTGGCGATGTCGCGCCGCGACCTGAAGTTCATGGTCGGCTATTCGTCGAGCAGCCACATGGGGTATGTGTTGCTGGGGCTGGCGAGCCTCAACGTGATCGCTTTCAACGGCGCGGTTCTGCTGATGTTTGCGCACGGGATCATGACCGGACTGGCCTTCGGATTGATCGGCTTTCTTTATGACCAGACCCATACCCGGATGCTTCCCGAATGGGCGGGGGACTATGGATACGACTCCGCGAATGCGTTCGATCATTCCCAGAAAAAATATCCGGAGCTTTCGGGCCTCGCGAAGCAGCTTCCGTTCCTCGGCTTCTTCTTCATCGCGATGTCGATGGCCTCGTCGGGGCTGCCGGGCTTTGCCAACTTCGTTTCGGAGTTCATGATCATTATCGGAACGTTCAAGGCCTACCCGATCCAGACGGTCCTCGCCGCCTTCGGCGTCGTCATCACGACCGTCTACTACCTGCGGGCGATCCGGGCGGCGTTTTTCGGAGAGATCAATCCAAAATGGAAGACGCTGCGCGATCCGATGACCTGGACCGAACGGCTCCCTTTCGTTACTTTGTTATTGGTTCTGATGATTATCGGTTTTTATCCGTCGATCTTGATCAACACGATCCAGAGCGGATCGGCCGCCATCTTGGAGCGGATTCAGGGAGGCGCGGGATCTCAAACGGTCGCCTCGCTCGTCTCCTGGACGGCCGGTTGGCTGAGATAG
- the nuoI gene encoding NADH-quinone oxidoreductase subunit NuoI, producing MPTLTDFVKKVSFAEIAKGLGVTFKHLFVKPITNQYPHQKRNLPDGYRGVIVHLRYDDMTEKCVGCALCEAACPSHCITVNSAEREDMPQKRFAKQYILDMTKCVFCGFCVQACPVDALASSKEYEMATGNKRTLIMDKEMMLALGDKYFPNRQKRPEYTENRLGFFNKVKEEGFPVAKKGAA from the coding sequence ATGCCGACTTTAACCGATTTCGTTAAGAAGGTCTCCTTCGCGGAGATTGCAAAGGGGCTCGGCGTGACCTTCAAGCATCTGTTCGTCAAGCCGATCACCAATCAGTACCCACATCAAAAACGAAATCTGCCCGACGGCTACCGGGGGGTGATCGTCCACCTCCGCTACGACGACATGACCGAGAAGTGTGTCGGCTGCGCCCTCTGCGAGGCGGCCTGTCCTTCCCACTGCATCACTGTCAACAGCGCCGAGCGGGAAGACATGCCGCAGAAGCGTTTCGCCAAACAGTATATTCTCGATATGACCAAGTGCGTCTTTTGCGGATTTTGTGTCCAGGCCTGTCCGGTCGATGCATTGGCGAGCAGCAAAGAGTACGAGATGGCGACCGGCAACAAGCGAACCCTGATCATGGACAAAGAGATGATGCTGGCGCTGGGGGACAAATATTTCCCGAACCGCCAGAAGCGGCCGGAGTACACCGAAAACCGGCTCGGCTTCTTCAACAAGGTCAAGGAAGAAGGGTTCCCGGTCGCGAAGAAGGGAGCTGCCTAG
- the nuoK gene encoding NADH-quinone oxidoreductase subunit NuoK: MVPLSYFITLSFFLFSIGVVGILIRRNILMVLMAIELILNAVNINFVAFSRFHQSLDGQIFVFFVMTIAAAEVVVGLAIVIVAFRRRATVNVDDFNLMKW; the protein is encoded by the coding sequence GTGGTTCCGCTTTCTTATTTCATCACACTCAGCTTTTTTCTCTTCTCGATCGGGGTGGTCGGGATCTTGATCCGTCGGAACATTTTGATGGTCTTAATGGCGATTGAGCTGATCTTAAATGCCGTCAACATCAACTTCGTCGCCTTCTCCCGCTTCCATCAGTCGCTCGACGGACAGATTTTCGTCTTCTTCGTGATGACGATCGCCGCGGCGGAGGTGGTGGTGGGGCTCGCGATCGTGATCGTCGCCTTCCGCCGGCGCGCCACGGTCAATGTGGATGATTTCAATTTAATGAAATGGTAG
- a CDS encoding NADH-quinone oxidoreductase subunit N codes for MIESLMRVFPEILVGLLGMTVLVLSPFAKRDRSDLAYVSIGGMAVILLLTLLFGSRMEGVAFDRMVIIDSYTSFFRVIFLLTAILVMTMSIDYAKYFPSRQGEYYTLLIFATMGMMLLPASGNFITLFLSLELLSISSYILAAYMKNHPKSVEAGLKYLIVGGLSTGTLLYGISFIYGLTGTTDFQGVTAWITTRGRIDPVLLVAGFLILVGLFFKIASVPFHVWVPDVYEGAPTPVTAFLSVGSKGAGFAVLVRVLMNVLIPLKQEWIFLVALFAALTLLFGNLAAIPQTNIKRLLGYSSIGQAGYLLVGLSSANHLGVSAILFYLLAYLFSNLAAFLVVVIFFRTTQSDEIKDYSGLSRRSPLLASSLTLGLLSLAGVPPLAGFFGKFILLGAAVREGELWLVYIGALCIVISLYYYLMVIKQMYMGEIKDPRPLPIAPSARWALYACILGILIIGIYPSPFLNMAMAASKILF; via the coding sequence ATGATTGAATCGTTGATGCGGGTCTTCCCGGAAATCCTGGTCGGTCTGTTGGGAATGACCGTGCTCGTCCTCTCCCCGTTTGCCAAGCGCGACCGGAGCGATCTGGCCTATGTCAGCATCGGCGGAATGGCGGTGATTCTTCTCCTGACGCTCCTCTTCGGAAGCCGGATGGAAGGGGTGGCGTTCGACCGGATGGTCATCATCGACTCCTACACCTCCTTTTTCCGGGTGATTTTTCTGCTGACAGCGATTTTGGTGATGACGATGTCGATCGACTATGCCAAGTACTTTCCGTCCCGCCAGGGGGAGTATTACACGCTGCTGATCTTCGCGACGATGGGGATGATGCTCCTGCCGGCCTCCGGCAACTTCATCACCCTCTTTCTTTCTCTGGAGCTTCTCTCGATCTCCTCGTACATCCTGGCCGCCTACATGAAGAACCATCCGAAATCGGTCGAAGCGGGGCTGAAGTATCTGATCGTCGGCGGACTCTCGACCGGAACGCTGCTCTACGGCATCAGCTTCATATATGGCCTGACCGGCACCACCGATTTTCAGGGGGTGACCGCCTGGATCACCACCCGCGGCCGGATCGATCCGGTCTTACTGGTCGCCGGCTTTTTGATCTTGGTCGGCCTCTTCTTCAAGATCGCCTCGGTTCCGTTCCATGTCTGGGTCCCCGATGTGTATGAGGGAGCACCGACGCCGGTGACGGCGTTCCTCTCGGTCGGCTCCAAAGGGGCCGGCTTTGCCGTATTGGTCCGGGTGCTGATGAACGTCCTGATTCCGCTGAAGCAAGAGTGGATTTTCCTGGTGGCCCTCTTTGCGGCGCTGACCCTTCTCTTCGGCAACCTCGCCGCGATTCCGCAGACGAACATCAAGCGGCTGTTGGGCTACTCCAGCATCGGTCAGGCGGGGTATCTGCTGGTCGGGCTCTCTTCGGCCAATCACCTCGGGGTCAGCGCGATTCTTTTTTACCTCCTCGCCTATCTTTTTTCGAATCTGGCCGCCTTCCTCGTCGTCGTCATCTTCTTCCGGACGACACAGAGCGATGAGATTAAGGACTACTCCGGTTTGAGCCGCCGCTCACCGCTCCTGGCATCGTCGCTCACGCTCGGGCTCCTCTCGCTCGCCGGCGTTCCGCCGCTTGCCGGGTTTTTCGGAAAGTTTATTCTGCTCGGCGCCGCCGTCCGGGAAGGGGAGTTGTGGCTCGTCTACATCGGCGCCCTCTGCATCGTCATCTCGCTTTATTATTATTTGATGGTGATCAAGCAGATGTATATGGGCGAAATCAAAGACCCCCGTCCCCTCCCGATCGCCCCCTCCGCCCGCTGGGCGCTCTATGCTTGTATCCTCGGCATCCTGATCATCGGAATTTACCCCTCTCCCTTCCTCAACATGGCGATGGCCGCCTCGAAGATTCTGTTCTAG
- a CDS encoding AtpZ/AtpI family protein: protein MAEDDKDAQRRQVIVLTAIPMVLVAGPLVGFLIGNYLDGKFGTGPWLMILFLILGGAASVKQVKQLLSKTSEK from the coding sequence ATGGCAGAGGACGACAAAGATGCTCAGCGGCGCCAGGTAATCGTCTTGACCGCGATTCCAATGGTGTTGGTCGCCGGTCCGCTGGTTGGCTTTCTGATCGGCAACTATTTGGACGGAAAATTCGGAACCGGTCCCTGGCTGATGATCCTCTTCCTGATCTTGGGAGGGGCGGCCAGCGTCAAGCAGGTGAAACAGCTTCTGTCCAAAACCTCGGAGAAATAG